ATAATGAGCTTTAATCCGCTAGCTGAAAAAGGAATTCCGCTTGATCAACAGCTACGAAATTGGTCCGAGCTAAACGTTCAGCCCTATATCAAAGATCAAGTCGACCCCTATACTCGTACCCGTGTCATTACGATGAACGGAATTGAAACGGAAGGGATATTTTTCTCTCATCAATTTGCGCGCCACACCGCTGACCCAGACTTGCGGAGACAACTCGCCATGCTGCGTCGAGTCGAGCAGCAACAGCAGAAAGTGGTTAACTGGCTCACGCCTGGTAATGAATCAACTTTGGAAGTCACGATTGGTTATGAGCAGGTTGCAGTTGACCTCACTGCCTTTTTAGCTCGTCATGAACCTGATCCTTATATCAAGCAAGCGTTTGAATTTGGTCTTTTAGAAGACTTCGACCATCTCTATCGCTATGCCAACTTGCTAGAAATGACCGAAGGCAAGAAAGCAGAAGAAGTCACAGGTCGGTTGACTGAGATTATGCCAGGACGGCCAACAGTCGCCGAACACCGCCATCCCTATGATGATGTGCGTAGACCTAGCGATCGCACCAAAGCTGATCCGGTCTCCCTGCTGCACGTGCTGACCTTGGTTGCTTCCGAGCAACAGACCATGAACTTCTACATGAACGTGGGCAATCGTCCTATGAACCCGCTGGCACGGGGACTCTACCTGGAAATCGCTCAAATTGAGGAACAGCACGTCACCCATTATGAATCTCTGCTTGACCCCAATGCTTCTTGGCTAGAGCAGGAAGTTCTGCACCAGTACAACGAGTGCTATCTGTACTATTCCTTCATGCAGCAAGAGTCCGATCGCCGGATCAAGCAAATATGGGAACTCCACTTGAACATGGAGATTGAGCATCTGCGGATTGCTTGTGACCTGCTCCGTCAGTATGAAAATCGCGATCCGGAAGAATTCTTGCCCCAAAGCTTACCGGAGACCATGCGCTTTGAAGAAAACAAAGACTATATCCGTCAAGTTTTAGCAGATCAGGTGAATTTGACTACTCAAGATACGGAATTTGTGCCAGTTGAGCAACTACCTGAGGATGCTCGCTACTTCCAATACCAAAAGACGGTCAACGCGGGCGGCGTACCCAGCGAACAGGTGATTGAAGAACACCGCAGTCAAATGGGTGGCGACTATCGCATGACCACAGAGGGAGCGCATCCATTGGCGGGTGCTAATCGCTAAAGACCGAACCCCCCAGCCCCTCCATAATAAAGAAGCGGCTGGGGGGTCTTACAGTTGAAAGAAGATGAGGAAGAGAGAGGCGAATTAGAGGTTATCCAAATCCACTTCAAAAGTTTGGTCATCCACGGTGACGCGATCGCCGGACACTAGTTTGCGACCCCGACGAGTTTCCAAAACACCGTTGACACTCACTACTTCATTTTGAATGATCATCTTGGCTTGACCACCGGTGTCTACAAGCCCAATCACCTTCAAAAATTGATCTAGTTTAATCGTATCGCTCGTCTTAGTCATACCAGGTCAGAGAGAGGAGTCTCAGTAGAAGTCATTATTGCTATTCTCTATTGTCTTTGAATGTTCCTGCTTTGGAGATGGGCGATCGCGAAATTAGCTCTAACTTGTCTTATTCCTCAGTCACCACCAACTGCCAGCTAGCTGCTTGAGGAACTTGAGGCAGCGTTACTTCTAAGCGATCGCCTACCCAGCACAAATCCCTGATTTCTGCCCCTTGAACTGTGACTCGGCTGTGAGGAGTTAAACCAATCCAATGCACTTGGAAATTTCGGGCAGCAGGCATATCTGTATAGGTGCCTCGGATTGCTTCACAAGTTAGGATGTGCTGGCTAGATGCTTGCTGTTGGGTAAATCGCCGCCGACTGCCTGCTTCAGTCAAATATGCCTGACTCATACCATCATCCTCATAAAAATCCAGGTCACCAGCATCTCCTGCATAAACTTCGAGCAGTAGTGTGGCGGCTGGTTGGTTTCCTGCTCGTAAAGCCATAGGCTGTAGCGGCAAAATGGCCCCTGCTTTTACAAACACGGGTACTTGGTACAGTGGCACATACAAATTCAACTGTTGCGCTCCTTGATAGAATTTACAGGTTTCTCGATGCCACCAACCTCCCACAGGCAAATAGATAGAGCGATATCCGCCTGCTTCTACTACAGGCGCTACTAAGACGCGATCGCCTAGGAGATACTGGGTTGGTTGTTCATAGGCAACAGGATCTTCGGGATAATGCAGATACAGAGGCCGACAGAGGGGCAATCCTGTTTCAAAGGCAATTCGACTGAGGTGATAGAAGTAGGGAAGAAACTGAATCCGCGTCTGGAAGGCTTGGCGAACTGCGTCTAACACCCACTGGCCATAGGCCCAAGGCTCTCGTTTGCCGTGATCTGAGTGCAAGCGCACCACCGGACTCCAACAACCAAACTGCACCCAACGCACATACAATTCAGGGTCAATATAGGGGACACCAGGCACATGGTTGTAGAAACCTCCTAAATCGTGTGACCAATAGGCGACCCCAACGTTACCAGCCCGTGCCGTAAAATCTACGAGTAACTGCAACACTTCCCACTGCGAGTAGGTATCCGCTGAAAACTGAGCGGGATAGCGATGGGAACCCATGCCCCCGGTACGAGACAAAATCATCGGTCGCTGGGAACGATTGGCTAGATGCGTGAAATAAACATGATTTGTCCAGAGCTGAGAGTTGACGCCGGGATGAATCGCGCTAGAGCCATCAATCCACCAAAAATCGATGCCATCTGCTTCTCGCGGACCGTGCAGCACCTGCATAAATAATCGAGCTTCTTCTGGCTCGGCCAAGTTAAACAACAGCCAACCCGTTTCTAGCTCTGCTTGGGTGGGCTTATATTCTGCCATTCCGCTCGGATGCCAGGATTCAAAAATCCAACTGGACATCGGGTTTCTGATTGCAAATACCTTTCCCGCTTTGACATCATCTGGGTCTAGCCCTCGCGCTTCGCACAAAGCTTGGAACTGGCTATCGCCCGGAGCTAAGCCCTCTGGGTGAACATTCGCTCCGACATGCAGTCCTTGCTCATGAATCTGCTTTAGAAAGGTCGGTGCATCTGGGAAAAATTCTGGGTTCCAATCCCAACCACACCAACCCGACAAATGCCAATCCACATCCAAAATCAAGACATCGAGTGGTAGGTCAAGTGCCTCAAATTGCTTCACTAGGTTGTGGTAGTCAGTGTCGTAGAGTTGCCCAAACAACGAAAACCAAACCCCAAAAGCCCAGCGCGGCAACATTGGAACTGGGCCACAAAGTTGGACAAAGTTTTGTAGGGCTTGAGCATAGTCAGAGCCGTAAGCAAAGAAATACCAATCTTGGCCTTCTGGATCGAATCGTTGAGCTAGCCAGTTGTTTTCTAGGGGGGCACTAGCTGAGTCATTCAAGACGCTATAACCACTCCGGCTGAGAATTCCTGGTGGGAAGCGGTGCCACTCTTGCAAGACTTGCCGCACTTCCTCTGGTAACTCTTCCTGACGGTAGCGATCGAGATACCAGAGTGGTGGCTCCTCAAAGCGGGTAGTTTCTCCGCGATCGCGCAAGCTCAGGTGAGCCTTTTTCATCGGGTTGTAAAGCCATTCTTGGGTGTAAGGGTAGGCGCGTTCTACTGTTGCCGGATGTACTTCAGTGGGTCGGAGATTGCGGTGGATCAGGTCAAGGCTACAGAATGTACCGCCCAAGTTGGCAGAGTCAACAGTTGTAGGAGTCCAACTTCCTTTTTGTGTCCCACAGCGCCACTCTATTTGCAGGTTGTTGTCGTTGAATGGCTGAGTATCCGGTCGATAGTGAATTTGAATCAGTTCAGTTTGTAGTTGGAGTACACCAGCCTCGGTCCAGGCGATCGCCTGAAAGGGTAATGCTTGAGGTCGCGTCATTGCTTGGACGGTGGGTCGATCCTCAAATTGCCCCGTTGCTGACCACTCCAAACGAACTAAGCCTTGGCTCAAGGCACTAAAGCGAGCAGAACCACAAACAACGCGATCGCCTACAACCTGATATTGCACAGCATTTCTCCCTAGAGACCCTCAGTTTCCCAAGGTAGCAAGGACTTTTCGGGCTAGTTGACTTTGCAGTGGCTAGGTCAGAAAAAACTGCCCAAGGAAAGTTATTCCCGATTCACGAGAGGGATTGCGCTTTTCTGGAAGGGTGTGATACATTTATAAATCGCTAGGACGCATAGCTCAGTTGGTTAGAGCACTACGTTGACATCGTAGGGGTCACTGGTTCGAGTCCAGTTGTGTCCATCACTTACACTCACAGGCGATCGCCCTTTCCTAGCAATGTGACGATCGTCTTGACTAGCTCGTCGGGTTCTACAGGTTTTGCCACATGCTGTTGAAACCCAGCGGCAAGAGCTTGTTTTTGGTCTATCTCTCCAGCATAGGCAGTAAGGGCGATCGCTTTGGGTACGGCTTTGCTGAATGCTGAATGCTGATTGAGTTCTAGTGAGTTGGCTGAAGCAGAGGCGTCTGCAAAACGGGCTTTGATCTGCCGCATCAGCATATAACCATCCATGATGGGCATACCAATATCACTAATCAAGAGATCTGGTTGGAACTGCTCTAAAAGAGCTAAAGCCTCTGACGCAGATGCTACTGAACTGACCTCGGCTCCATATTGCGTCAGAATAAACTCGACTAAATCCCGCATATCGGCTTCGTCGTCTACCACCAACACGCGTACTCCGCTCAGGTCGATGGTAGTGGTATCTGAGTTCTGAGGGTGTAAGGGTTCTGAAGCTAGTCTCTGGAGCGGGATTCTAACTGTAAAGGTAGATCCTAACCCTTCCCCAGGGCTCTCTACATCGACAGTACCACCATGTAACTCGCTCAAGTGGCGAACGATCGCCAACCCTAATCCTAAGCCGCCAAATTTACGGGTAGTTGTTCCATCCTCCTGCCGAAAATACTCAAACACATGCGGCAGAAATGCTGAATTGATGCCTTTTCCAGTATCTTTAACTTGAATTTGGGCCTGAGTGCCTGCTGGCTCTAATCGAACTTCTACCTGTCCACCTGCGGGGGTGAACTTGATGGCATTGGAGAGCAAGTTCCAGACAATTTGTTGAATTCGAGCCGCATCTCCGGAGATCTGGGCGACATCAGCCGCAAACAGAGTTTGAATTTCAATTTGTTTGGCCTCCGACGCCAAACGTACGGTTTCGATCGCCGCTTGGATGACTGTGACTAGGTTAACTGGACTCACATTCAAAGTCATCTTGCCTTGTAGGATGCGGGAGACATCTAGCAGATCTTCGATCAATTGGGTTTGTAGTTTGGCATTGCGTTCAATCGTTTCTAGCGCCCGCTGGGTTGTTTGCTCATCTAACTTGCCTTGTTGTAGTAGCTTTGACCAACCCAAAATAGGGTTGAGAGGCGATCGCAACTCATGGGATAAGACTGCTAGAAACTCATCTTTAATCCGGTTAGCACGTTCAGCCTCCGCTCTGGCCGCTTGCTCAAGTTGCAGGAGATGGTAGCTTTGCGCCGCATATCGTTCCCGTTCCGCTTCTACTTGTTTGCGATCCGAAATGTCTATAACTGAACCAATATATCCTTTGAATTCACCTTCCGCCCCATGCCAAGGAGCCGCCGCATCCAACATCCAGTAATACTCACCATCGTGACGCCGCAACCGATACTCTACGCGAAACGGTTCACCACGCTGACTAGATTTTATGAAATTATCCTTAGCGCCGCTGCGGTCATCTGGATGGACAGCATCCAACCAGCCCAAACCCAAACCACTTATCTCACTCTGACCAGAGAATTCGTACCAGCTTTGGCTCAGGTAAGTACATTGGCCTGCTGAATTAGTTACCCAGATCATGACGGGGGCGTTGTCTGCCATGTGGCGAAATCGCTCCTCGCTTTCCAATAGCGCTGTTTCTACTTGCTTGCGATCGCTAATGTCGGTCACAAAAATAGTGACACCTTCGGCAAAAGGATAAATCCGGTTCTCGAACCAACGCTGATAGGGTGGATAAAAAACCTCAAATCGAACCACTGTTTGTTCAGCAACTGCCCGACACACCTCAGTTCCGAATAGACTGTTAACCATGTCGGGAAACACATCCCAAACACGCTGACCTAGCAATTCTTCCTTACGCTTACCCGTCACTCGCAGGACTTGTTCATTGATGAAGCTGTAGCGCCACTCCCGGTCCAGCACAATAAACTGATCGTTAATGCCTGCCAGAACGCTCTCTAAACGAACTCTAACTGCCTCTGCTTCAGCCCGTAGACCTTGCTCTCGCTGGGTGGCTTCTTGCCGCAATCGCGCCAGCTTTAAGGTTGCTTCTACCCGTGCCAGCAGCTCCCGAGCTGAGAATGGTTTAATCAAGTAGTCATCAGCTCCAGCTTCCAATCCCTCGACACGAGACTCTTCGCCCGCGCGAGCTGATAGCAGGATAATGGGGATATCTTGAGTTTGCGGATCGGAACGAAGCGATCGCAATAGGGCAAAGCCATCGAGCCCTGGCATCATGACATCTGTTAACACTAAGTCAGGCGGGTGGTGACGAATCGCAGCGAGGGCACCAAGACCATCTGTAACGGTTTCTACTGCATATCGTTGACTCAGGAGCCGTTTCACATAGTCGCGCATGTCGGCGTTGTCATCAGCCAAGAGGATACGAGCCGCAGGTTGAGGAAGTAAAGATGAAGAGTTTAAGGAAACATCTGCTCCCACGTTGCTCCTTTCGTTGATCTCCTGAGGTGTTGTTTCACTAACATAAACATCCTTTTCAGGTAACCAACGCAAGGCTTCTGCCACAAAGGAGACCGAGCCTACCGCTGTTATAGGTGATATGCGAGTATCACTAATGCGCTCTGGCGGGAGATGAGCCGTTCCGGTGGGAATCGAGACGGTGAAGCAGGTGCCTTGCCCCTCTAAACTCTCTACAGCGATCGCGCCT
The Trichocoleus sp. FACHB-46 genome window above contains:
- a CDS encoding RNA-binding S4 domain-containing protein; this translates as MTKTSDTIKLDQFLKVIGLVDTGGQAKMIIQNEVVSVNGVLETRRGRKLVSGDRVTVDDQTFEVDLDNL
- a CDS encoding TIM-barrel domain-containing protein → MQYQVVGDRVVCGSARFSALSQGLVRLEWSATGQFEDRPTVQAMTRPQALPFQAIAWTEAGVLQLQTELIQIHYRPDTQPFNDNNLQIEWRCGTQKGSWTPTTVDSANLGGTFCSLDLIHRNLRPTEVHPATVERAYPYTQEWLYNPMKKAHLSLRDRGETTRFEEPPLWYLDRYRQEELPEEVRQVLQEWHRFPPGILSRSGYSVLNDSASAPLENNWLAQRFDPEGQDWYFFAYGSDYAQALQNFVQLCGPVPMLPRWAFGVWFSLFGQLYDTDYHNLVKQFEALDLPLDVLILDVDWHLSGWCGWDWNPEFFPDAPTFLKQIHEQGLHVGANVHPEGLAPGDSQFQALCEARGLDPDDVKAGKVFAIRNPMSSWIFESWHPSGMAEYKPTQAELETGWLLFNLAEPEEARLFMQVLHGPREADGIDFWWIDGSSAIHPGVNSQLWTNHVYFTHLANRSQRPMILSRTGGMGSHRYPAQFSADTYSQWEVLQLLVDFTARAGNVGVAYWSHDLGGFYNHVPGVPYIDPELYVRWVQFGCWSPVVRLHSDHGKREPWAYGQWVLDAVRQAFQTRIQFLPYFYHLSRIAFETGLPLCRPLYLHYPEDPVAYEQPTQYLLGDRVLVAPVVEAGGYRSIYLPVGGWWHRETCKFYQGAQQLNLYVPLYQVPVFVKAGAILPLQPMALRAGNQPAATLLLEVYAGDAGDLDFYEDDGMSQAYLTEAGSRRRFTQQQASSQHILTCEAIRGTYTDMPAARNFQVHWIGLTPHSRVTVQGAEIRDLCWVGDRLEVTLPQVPQAASWQLVVTEE
- a CDS encoding ATP-binding protein, whose protein sequence is MNAEREAAIREAILAGGGEMGALMRSRDWSQTSLGPVEQWSQSLKTAVRIMLTSQQPMFVWWGEELINLYNDAYKAILGGKHPGVLGQPASVVWREIWDQVGPRAASVMRKNEGTYDEALLLIMERNGYPEETYYTFSYSPVPDDEGGTGGILCANTDDTQRIIGERQLSLLRELAARTADARTFDEACTLSAACLETYLYDLPFAMIYLVDPDQRHLFLAGTSGIERGHAIAPEIISLDDGAWCFAEVLETRQFCLVTDLEKRFDDLPTGSWDRLPHQAVALPISPSGQTGKAGILVAGLNPFRLLDDNYKGFLDLVAAQIAASIANAQAYEEERKRAEALAELDRAKTVFFSNVSHEFRTPLTLMLGPTDDALADQTEPLPPTQRERIETVQRNGLRLLKLVNTLLDFSRIEAGRVQALYEPTDLAALTTELASVFRSAIERADLHLVVDCQRLPEAIYVDREMWEKIVLNLLSNAFKFTFNGEISARLQWMQDHVELAIRDTGIGIPAAEIPHLFERFHRVKGAQGRSFEGSGIGLSLVQELVKLHGGAIAVESLEGQGTCFTVSIPTGTAHLPPERISDTRISPITAVGSVSFVAEALRWLPEKDVYVSETTPQEINERSNVGADVSLNSSSLLPQPAARILLADDNADMRDYVKRLLSQRYAVETVTDGLGALAAIRHHPPDLVLTDVMMPGLDGFALLRSLRSDPQTQDIPIILLSARAGEESRVEGLEAGADDYLIKPFSARELLARVEATLKLARLRQEATQREQGLRAEAEAVRVRLESVLAGINDQFIVLDREWRYSFINEQVLRVTGKRKEELLGQRVWDVFPDMVNSLFGTEVCRAVAEQTVVRFEVFYPPYQRWFENRIYPFAEGVTIFVTDISDRKQVETALLESEERFRHMADNAPVMIWVTNSAGQCTYLSQSWYEFSGQSEISGLGLGWLDAVHPDDRSGAKDNFIKSSQRGEPFRVEYRLRRHDGEYYWMLDAAAPWHGAEGEFKGYIGSVIDISDRKQVEAERERYAAQSYHLLQLEQAARAEAERANRIKDEFLAVLSHELRSPLNPILGWSKLLQQGKLDEQTTQRALETIERNAKLQTQLIEDLLDVSRILQGKMTLNVSPVNLVTVIQAAIETVRLASEAKQIEIQTLFAADVAQISGDAARIQQIVWNLLSNAIKFTPAGGQVEVRLEPAGTQAQIQVKDTGKGINSAFLPHVFEYFRQEDGTTTRKFGGLGLGLAIVRHLSELHGGTVDVESPGEGLGSTFTVRIPLQRLASEPLHPQNSDTTTIDLSGVRVLVVDDEADMRDLVEFILTQYGAEVSSVASASEALALLEQFQPDLLISDIGMPIMDGYMLMRQIKARFADASASANSLELNQHSAFSKAVPKAIALTAYAGEIDQKQALAAGFQQHVAKPVEPDELVKTIVTLLGKGDRL